In Phoenix dactylifera cultivar Barhee BC4 chromosome 11, palm_55x_up_171113_PBpolish2nd_filt_p, whole genome shotgun sequence, the following are encoded in one genomic region:
- the LOC103719141 gene encoding 30S ribosomal protein S5, chloroplastic yields MAATSAAFAAALSSLSIRSSLPSLNPSSSLSLNPKLRTLQTLSFSPSKPLAASKSVPRASPRDDINTSFFDNVNPYEDIPFNPPAPPEGYVPPPAFDELPPETEDEIAAAYEEIYGPAYSGESKLGNDIYVMDAKIKKTSGLLGRKKREKPNDGFEERVIEVRRVTKVVKGGKKLSFRAIVVVGDKKGHVGIGVGKAKEVVDAIAKSAVDARRHIVTVPMTKYSTFPHRADGDYGAAKVMLRPASPGTGVIAGGAVRVVLEMAGVENALGKQLGSGNALNNARATAVAVQKMRQFREVALERGIPMEELWK; encoded by the exons ATGGCGGCTACTTCCGCGGCGTTCGCCGCcgctctctcctccctctccatcCGTTCCTCCCTTCCCTCCTtgaacccctcctcctccctttcCCTCAACCCCAAGCTGAGAACTCTTCAAACTCTATCCTTCTCCCCCTCCAAACCCCTCGCCGCCTCCAAATCGGTCCCTCGGGCCTCCCCCAGGGACGACATCAACACCTCCTTCTTCGACAACGTGAACCCCTATGAGGACATCCCCTTCAACCCTCCGGCCCCGCCAGAGGGCTACGTCCCGCCACCGGCCTTCGACGAGCTGCCCCCTGAAACAGAGGACGAGATCGCTGCCGCCTACGAGGAGATCTATGGCCCGGCGTACAGTGGGGAGAGCAAGCTCGGAAACGACATCTATGTGATGGATGCCAAGATTAAGAAGACCAGCGGGCTGCTGGgccggaagaagagggagaagccGAACGACGGGTTCGAGGAGCGGGTGATAGAGGTGAGGAGGGTCACCAAGGTGGTCAAGGGGGGAAAAAAGCTGTCTTTCCGGGCGATTGTTGTGGTTGGGGATAAGAAAGGGCATGTCGGTATCGGCGTCGGGAAGGCCAAAGAGGTAGTGGACGCTATCGCCAAATCTGCCGTTGATGCCAGAAGACACATCGTTACCGTGCCCATGACCAAATACTCTACCTTCCCGCACAG AGCTGATGGAGATTATGGAGCTGCTAAGGTCATGCTAAGGCCTGCATCACCTGGTACTGGAGTTATTGCCGGTGGAGCAGTAAGGGTCGTGTTGGAAATGGCTGGTGTAGAGAATGCTTTAGGGAAGCAGCTAGGGAGTGGAAATGCCCTTAACAATGCAAGGGCTACGGCAGTTGCTGTGCAGAAAATGAGGCAGTTCAGGGAAGTTGCTCTCGAACGTGGAATTCCAATGGAAGAATTATGGAAATGA